One part of the Procambarus clarkii isolate CNS0578487 chromosome 41, FALCON_Pclarkii_2.0, whole genome shotgun sequence genome encodes these proteins:
- the LOC138373242 gene encoding GRB10-interacting GYF protein 2-like, which produces MFRVQAFLNDPAGEIGTLCRAKRTELQTLAHEYYLDVPHGANKNEIHNLIMDYLLKEGRIDSETHETYSIADKPDLATMKLKLELAKLERKQQQAALQMKEREATLREREQEREAALAKEALQMRKEEAAIRKEEQEREAALREREAALRKEEQERETIILRERERVQLDAKHRHLEMQREHDKQQAALAIECCQQELALETTHLTQRQQATASLPIKKKLTTSSVRSRLTPTASSTG; this is translated from the exons atgtttcgtgtcCAAGCTTTCCTtaacgatccagctggtgaaatagggaccttatgtcgtgccaagaggactgaattacaaactcttgcacacgagtattacctagatgttccccatggagccaacaaaaatgaaatacataacctaatcATGGATTACCTCTTAAAAGAAGGGagaattgactctgaaactcacgaaacttactctattgcagataaacctgatttggcaactatgaaactcaaactagagctcgcCAAGCTCGAGAGAAAGCAACAACAAGCAGCTCTCCAAATGAAGGAACGCGAGGCGACCCTGAGGGAacgagagcaagaaagagaggctgccctggcaaaagaagctctacaaatgagaAAAGAAGAAGCcgcaataaggaaagaagaacaagaaagagaagcgGCCCTAAGGGAACGAGAGgcagccttgaggaaagaagaacaggaacgtgagacaataatactccgtgagcgtgagagagtacagcttgacgcaaaacatcgtcacctggagatgcaacgcgagcatgacaaacagcaagctgcTTTGGCTATAGAATGTTGTCAACAAGAACTTGCGTTGGAGACTacgcacctcactcaacgccagcaagctaccgccagtcttcca ataaagaagaaactgaCTACATCaagtgtgcgaagtcggctgacacctacagcctcatccaccggctga